One genomic segment of Nitrospira sp. includes these proteins:
- a CDS encoding conjugal transfer protein TraF, which translates to MMRASFGKAEVGFRILTISVVFLLLQVVSVLAEVFPGTMDYIDHSREGWFFYKDPPVQMDEEDDDEEMPPQLKMLPGDIWSDPAKHRPLLKKLPIDGMNLERLPAMFLKELVDAKKEMALDLPTVPNVTEYIKVQQAAFDRSQRFTDAYQVAMYTNPQLDSSTKHPTSTYGHQIEAEVTKQQEEALLASASEEAGLFFFFTSTCPYCKEQAKIVKLFADQYDLKIFPVSLDGQGLPEYPRPVRDNGMADKIGVHMVPTIYLAIPHDNFLKPIGAGLMTLNDLRERVLVLLQKKDLLLQEQKRSS; encoded by the coding sequence ATGATGCGAGCTAGTTTTGGTAAGGCGGAAGTCGGTTTCCGCATCCTTACCATTTCTGTGGTCTTTCTCCTCCTACAAGTCGTGAGTGTCTTAGCCGAAGTCTTTCCCGGTACGATGGATTACATCGATCATTCACGCGAAGGGTGGTTTTTCTACAAAGACCCTCCGGTACAGATGGACGAGGAGGATGACGATGAAGAGATGCCTCCACAGCTCAAGATGCTTCCTGGAGATATTTGGTCGGACCCTGCCAAGCATCGGCCGTTGCTGAAGAAGCTTCCCATTGATGGGATGAATCTCGAACGGCTGCCGGCGATGTTTCTCAAGGAGCTGGTTGACGCGAAGAAAGAAATGGCCTTAGACCTTCCCACCGTCCCCAATGTGACGGAGTACATTAAAGTTCAGCAGGCCGCATTCGATCGGTCGCAGAGGTTTACGGATGCGTATCAGGTGGCGATGTATACGAATCCACAATTGGATTCATCGACGAAGCATCCGACCTCGACCTACGGGCATCAGATCGAAGCTGAGGTCACGAAACAGCAAGAAGAAGCATTGCTCGCGAGTGCGTCCGAAGAGGCCGGCCTGTTCTTCTTTTTCACGTCGACCTGCCCCTACTGTAAAGAGCAGGCCAAGATCGTCAAGCTCTTTGCCGATCAGTACGATCTGAAGATATTCCCCGTGTCGCTCGATGGTCAAGGTCTTCCTGAGTATCCACGGCCGGTCCGGGACAATGGGATGGCCGATAAGATTGGTGTGCATATGGTCCCGACGATCTATCTCGCGATCCCGCACGACAACTTCTTGAAACCCATTGGCGCTGGGCTGATGACGCTCAACGATTTACGAGAAAGAGTGTTGGTTCTTCTTCAGAAGAAGGACCTACTGCTTCAAGAACAGAAACGCAGTTCCTAA